A single region of the Streptomyces sp. NBC_01803 genome encodes:
- a CDS encoding histidinol-phosphate transaminase, with product MTRIDDLPIRDELRGKTPYGAPQLDVPVRLNTNENPYPVPAALVRRIAERVSDAARTLNRYPDRDAVVLRTQLAAYLSRTGGYQVGPTQVWAANGSNEVLQQLLQTFGGPGRTALGFDPSYSMHSLIARGTGTGWISGPRTEAFDIDVDAAVAAIHEHHPDVVFICSPNNPTGTAVAAETVLALYEAAQAAATGGHGTLVVVDEAYAEFSHRPSLLPLIEGRPTLVLTRTMSKAFGAAGLRLGYLAADPGVVDAVQLVRLPYHLSAITQATAHAALEFADTLLGYVAELKDERDRLVTELTALGCEVTESDANFVQFGRFADARDVWRRLLEHGVLVRDNGVPGRLRVTTGTREENDAFLDAVRAVKKEIGQ from the coding sequence GTGACCCGCATCGACGATCTCCCCATCCGGGACGAGCTGCGCGGCAAGACCCCGTACGGCGCGCCGCAGCTCGACGTCCCGGTCCGGCTGAACACCAACGAGAACCCGTACCCGGTGCCGGCCGCCCTGGTCCGGCGCATCGCGGAGCGCGTCTCGGACGCCGCCCGCACCCTCAACCGCTACCCCGACCGGGACGCGGTGGTGCTGCGCACGCAGCTCGCCGCCTACCTCTCCCGGACCGGCGGGTATCAGGTCGGCCCGACCCAGGTCTGGGCGGCCAACGGCTCCAACGAGGTGCTCCAGCAGCTCCTCCAGACGTTCGGCGGCCCCGGCCGCACCGCCCTTGGCTTCGACCCGTCCTACTCGATGCACTCCCTCATCGCGCGCGGCACCGGCACCGGCTGGATCTCCGGGCCCCGCACCGAGGCGTTCGACATCGACGTGGACGCCGCCGTCGCCGCGATCCACGAGCACCACCCCGACGTCGTGTTCATCTGCTCGCCCAACAATCCGACCGGCACCGCCGTCGCGGCCGAGACCGTTCTCGCGCTGTACGAGGCCGCGCAGGCCGCCGCGACCGGCGGGCACGGCACGCTGGTGGTGGTGGACGAGGCATACGCCGAGTTCAGCCACCGGCCGTCGCTGCTGCCGCTGATCGAGGGCCGGCCGACGCTGGTGCTCACCCGTACCATGTCGAAGGCGTTCGGCGCGGCCGGGCTGCGGCTGGGCTACCTCGCCGCCGACCCCGGCGTGGTCGACGCGGTGCAGCTCGTGCGCCTGCCGTACCACCTGTCCGCGATCACTCAGGCCACCGCGCACGCGGCCCTGGAGTTCGCGGATACGCTGCTCGGGTACGTCGCGGAGCTGAAGGACGAACGGGACCGGCTCGTCACCGAGCTGACCGCGCTGGGCTGCGAGGTCACCGAGTCGGACGCCAACTTCGTGCAGTTCGGCCGCTTCGCGGACGCGCGGGACGTCTGGCGGCGGCTGCTGGAGCACGGGGTCCTCGTCCGGGACAACGGCGTGCCGGGCCGCCTTCGGGTCACCACCGGGACCCGTGAGGAGAACGACGCGTTCCTCGACGCGGTACGCGCAGTGAAGAAGGAGATCGGCCAATGA
- the hisB gene encoding imidazoleglycerol-phosphate dehydratase HisB has translation MTRVGRVTRSTKETSVAVEISLDGTGKVDVSTGVGFFDHMLDQLGRHGLFDLSVKTEGDLHIDSHHTIEDTALALGAAFKQALGDKRGIVRFADASVPLDESLAQVTVDLSGRPYLVHREPEGMAPMIGAYDTTMTRHILESFVAQAQIALHVHVPYGRNAHHIVECQFKALARALRSASELDPRQTGIPSTKGAL, from the coding sequence ATGACTCGCGTGGGCCGCGTGACCCGCAGCACCAAGGAGACCTCGGTCGCCGTCGAGATCAGCCTCGACGGCACCGGGAAGGTCGACGTGTCCACCGGCGTCGGTTTCTTCGACCACATGCTGGACCAGCTCGGCCGGCACGGGCTGTTCGACCTCAGCGTGAAGACCGAGGGCGACCTGCACATCGACAGCCACCACACGATCGAGGACACCGCGCTCGCGCTGGGCGCCGCGTTCAAGCAGGCGCTGGGCGACAAGCGCGGGATCGTGCGGTTCGCGGACGCCTCGGTGCCGCTGGACGAGTCGCTGGCGCAGGTGACGGTGGACCTCTCCGGGCGGCCGTACCTGGTGCACCGCGAGCCCGAGGGCATGGCGCCGATGATCGGCGCGTACGACACGACGATGACCCGGCACATCCTGGAGTCGTTCGTCGCCCAGGCCCAGATCGCGCTGCACGTCCACGTGCCGTACGGGCGCAACGCGCACCACATCGTGGAATGCCAGTTCAAGGCCCTGGCCCGCGCCCTGCGGTCCGCCAGCGAGCTGGACCCGAGGCAGACGGGGATTCCGTCGACCAAGGGCGCCCTGTGA
- the hisH gene encoding imidazole glycerol phosphate synthase subunit HisH, which yields MGSKKVVVFDYGFGNVRSAERAVARAGAEVEITRDLDAALNADGLLVPGVGAFSACMRGIREARGDWVVGRRLAGGRPVLGICVGMQILFARGIEHGVETEGLDQWPGTVAPLEADIVPHMGWNTVDAPEGSALFAGLPADARFYFVHSYAVHDWELPADSGGTTSSSAVPRVTWATHGKPFVAAVENGPLWATQFHPEKSGDAGARLFTNWIETL from the coding sequence ATGGGGTCCAAGAAGGTCGTCGTCTTCGACTACGGCTTCGGCAACGTGCGCTCCGCCGAGCGGGCCGTCGCGCGGGCGGGTGCCGAGGTCGAGATCACCCGTGATCTCGACGCCGCCCTGAACGCCGACGGGCTGCTGGTGCCCGGTGTCGGCGCGTTCTCGGCCTGTATGAGGGGCATCCGCGAGGCGCGCGGCGACTGGGTCGTCGGGCGGCGGCTGGCCGGTGGCCGGCCCGTGCTCGGGATCTGCGTCGGCATGCAGATCCTCTTCGCGCGCGGCATCGAGCACGGCGTCGAGACCGAGGGCCTCGACCAGTGGCCCGGCACCGTCGCGCCGCTGGAGGCCGACATCGTGCCGCACATGGGCTGGAACACGGTCGACGCCCCGGAGGGCTCGGCGCTGTTCGCCGGGCTGCCCGCCGACGCGCGGTTCTATTTCGTGCACTCCTACGCGGTGCACGACTGGGAGCTGCCGGCCGACAGCGGCGGCACGACGAGCTCGTCGGCCGTGCCCCGCGTCACCTGGGCGACGCATGGCAAGCCGTTCGTCGCCGCCGTGGAGAACGGTCCGCTGTGGGCCACCCAGTTCCACCCCGAGAAGTCCGGCGACGCCGGTGCCCGCCTCTTCACCAACTGGATCGAGACGCTCTGA
- the priA gene encoding bifunctional 1-(5-phosphoribosyl)-5-((5-phosphoribosylamino)methylideneamino)imidazole-4-carboxamide isomerase/phosphoribosylanthranilate isomerase PriA — translation MSTLTPTLELLPAVDVRGGQAVRLVHGESGTETSYGDPLQAALTWQRAGAEWLHLVDLDAAFGTGNNREQIAEVVRAMDIRVELSGGIRDDDTLAAALATGCTRVNLGTAALESPQWVAKAIAEHGDRVAVGLDVRGTTLRGRGWTRDGGDLYETLERLNAEGCARYVVTDINKDGTLQGPNLELLRTVCAATDRPVVASGGVSSLDDLRALAGLVGVGVEGAIVGKALYAGAFTLEEALEAVAG, via the coding sequence ATGTCCACGCTGACGCCCACGCTGGAACTGCTGCCCGCCGTCGATGTCCGCGGCGGCCAGGCCGTGCGCCTGGTGCACGGCGAGTCCGGCACCGAGACCTCCTACGGCGACCCGCTCCAGGCCGCCCTGACCTGGCAGCGCGCGGGCGCCGAGTGGCTGCACCTGGTCGACCTGGACGCCGCCTTCGGGACCGGGAACAACCGGGAGCAGATCGCGGAGGTCGTGCGCGCGATGGACATCCGCGTCGAGCTGTCCGGCGGCATCCGCGACGACGACACGCTCGCCGCCGCGCTCGCCACCGGCTGCACCCGCGTCAACCTGGGCACCGCCGCGCTGGAGTCCCCGCAGTGGGTCGCCAAGGCCATCGCGGAGCACGGTGACCGGGTGGCCGTCGGCCTCGACGTGCGCGGCACGACGCTGCGCGGCCGGGGCTGGACCCGGGACGGCGGCGATCTGTACGAGACGCTGGAGCGGCTGAACGCCGAGGGCTGCGCGCGCTACGTCGTCACCGACATCAACAAGGACGGCACGCTCCAGGGCCCGAACCTGGAGCTACTGCGGACCGTGTGCGCCGCCACCGATCGGCCCGTCGTGGCCTCCGGCGGGGTGTCCTCGTTGGACGACCTGCGGGCGCTGGCGGGTCTGGTGGGCGTGGGCGTCGAGGGCGCGATCGTCGGGAAAGCGTTGTACGCCGGGGCGTTCACCCTGGAAGAGGCGCTGGAAGCCGTGGCCGGATGA